Proteins found in one Kwoniella shivajii chromosome 4, complete sequence genomic segment:
- a CDS encoding tRNA pseudouridine(38-40) synthase encodes MDASESSKRPRSPTPTPVAGETSNEAGSPPSKKAHIEPTASAPSDTPISGVKVEIDPEEAMLNAMSSEPAKEEKKAWGRGQGQGQGQGQNREKSKGKGKDSKSGEEGVKYDRRNQNNWAPREKKEGEESEARLPKKRCALLVGYCGTGYSGMQIQTHGSRTIEGDVFEALAKAGAISADNATDHRKVDIQRAARTDAGVHAAGNCISLKMITEPPLPEGYKTLAEYVNSLLPAQIRMWGFVRTVKSFNARTAADSRIYEYLLPSYCLLPPGRDDPLAIRLDKSSPGWRDLLGKEAVEFVDAAPSLEPEEGEEGENGGKINPKNRGEFERRRGWRVDSKTLERFRDLLAQYKGTHNFHNFTVGKPFNDRTVKRYMLRLEVRDPQVYGEIEWISVQIHGQSFMLHQIRKMISMAMLACRTASPSSLILETFGPKRIHVPKAPPLGLLLQAPQFGVYNQRITSKANGLQEDRDEVDFGLYAELMQDFKVKWIYEKLRQEELESHVFHKWMRQMDCSMSSGLAFLNTQGIIPPEADLSKGAKEARRAAAESKDGENKDVVDDEMDSDEEEVDKEALKRGELEG; translated from the exons ATGGACGCATCAGAATCATCGAAAAGACCCCGATCACCTACTCCTACTCCGGTAGCCGGGGAAACAAGCAATGAAGCTGGTTCTCCTCCAAGCAAGAAGGCTCATATCGAACCTACTGCTTCAGCGCCTTCTGACACTCCGATATCCGGTGTGAAAGTGGAGATTGACCCGGAAGAGGCTATGCTCAATGCCATGTCTTCCGAACCTGCtaaagaggagaagaaagcttgGGGAAGgggtcaaggtcaaggacaaggacaaggacaaaATCGCGAGAAaagtaaaggtaaagggaagGACAGTAaaagtggtgaagaaggtgtaaaATATGATAGAAGAAACCAAAACAATTGGGCACCcagagagaagaaggaaggtgagGAAAGTGAAGCTAGATTACCAAAGAAAAGATGTGCCCTTCTTGTCGG CTATTGCGGGACTGGTTATTCGGGAATGCAAAT ACAGACCCACGGCTCAAGGACAATTGAAGGGGATGTCTTTGAAGCATTGGCGAAAGCAGGTGCTATTTCAGCGGATAACGCAACGGATCATAGGAAGGTAGATATTCAAAGAGCTGCTAGAACGGATGCAGGTGTACATGCTGCTGGTAATTG CATttcattgaagatgataacAGAACCTCCTCTTCCCGAAGGTTATAAGACCCTCGCTGAATACGTAAATTCTCTCTTACCTGCTCAAATCAGAATGTGGGGCTTCGTGAGGACGGTCAAATCTTTCAACGCAAGAAC AGCTGCCGATTCCAGAATATACGAGTACCTTTTACCGTCATATTGTCTCCTGCCACCCGGTCGAGATGACCCCTTAGCCATAAGATTGGATAAATCGTCTCCTGGATGGAGAGACTTACTGGGTAAAGAAGCCGTAGAATTCGTCGATGCAGCTCCGTCACTggaacctgaagaaggagaagaaggcgaGAATGGAGGTAAGATCAATCCCAAAAATAGAGGAGAAttcgaaaggagaagaggatggagagTAGACTCAAAGACTTTAGAAAGATTTAGGGATCTACTCGCGCAATATAAGGGAACTCA TAATTTCCACAACTTCACTGTCGGAAAGCCATTCAACGATAGAACAGTTAAAAGATACATGTTGAGATTGGAGGTGAGAGATCCTCAAGTATACGGAGAGATCGAATGGATATCTGTGCAAATTCATGGGCAAAGTTTCATGCTGCATCAGATT CGAAAAATGATTTCTATGGCTATGTTAGCATGCAGAACTGCTTCACCATCCTCTCTTATCCTCGAGACTTTTG GTCCAAAACGAATTCATGTCCCTAAAGCACCTCCTCTTGGTCTCTTGCTCCAAGCTCCTCAGTTCGGGGTATACAACCAGCGAATCACATCCAAAGCAAACGGTTTACAAGAAGATCGagatgaggttgattttGGATTGTATGCTGAATTAATGCAGGATTTCAAGGTCAAGTGGATCTATGAAAAATTAAGGCaggaagaattggaaagTCATGT GTTCCATAAATGGATGCGTCAGATGGATTGCTCAATGTCCAGCGGACTTGCATTCCTGAA CACACAAGGAATTATTCCTCCCGAAGCAGATCTATCGAAAGGTGCTAAAGAAGCTCGTAGAGCCGCTGCTGAATCGAAAGATGGAGAAAACAAGGATGTCGTAGACGACGAGATGGATagtgacgaggaagaggtcGACAAGGAAGCATTGAAACGAGGAGAACTCGAGGGATGA